A genomic window from Archocentrus centrarchus isolate MPI-CPG fArcCen1 chromosome 2, fArcCen1, whole genome shotgun sequence includes:
- the LOC115797530 gene encoding cyclin-T2-like has protein sequence MAGESYRRGNAPSWMAADFTHRREEEVSSSFRWPGSPTPFWSYTVGLDSGSVMAAHRGPSTKWLFTREQLENTPSRRCGIEPDRELSYRQQAANLIQEIGQRLNVSQLIINTAIVYMHRFYMIHSFTKFHRNMISQTTLFLAAKVEEQPRKLEHVIKIAHAWINPQEPALDTKSNAFQQQAQELVALETIVLQTLGFEITVDHPHTDVVRCSQLVRASKDLAQTSYYMATNSLHLTTFCLQYRPTVVACVCIHLACKWSKWEIPVSTDGKHWWEYVDRTVTLQLLDELTHEFLQILEKTPSKLKRIRNWRAIQAAKKPKTEGPTVDSAFQGTSLESLPGVTNSFFPSTSVSDSMDMPTLNTIAAPYASYQPLSDQSKACSYDQFSQPPHSDFTVVKHKHKAAGGSSSEHQQLGVNAAAFSRPQKVLTLEKYREKHAAELALQNGVKEEPSTDVYTPPASSSHHHKKRPLPQQASQLGDRKEKPSSKKPRLSSSYTENGSAASEELKMRIKVSSERHGGSEQGGALPGKDKHREHGGHRHSKHSHSHSYSLSTNNRGPMDNSSLSARAPSNHCSDGSSSGSSRKRPHPDGGSHNHNHHHHHHHHHHHHHHPSKSSRSSKGGLSSSHYSDSNQRVMEHHGHDGTNGMLTSNGQHTDYKDTFDMLDSLLSAQGMSL, from the exons ATGGCTGGAGAGTCCTACAGGAGAGGTAATGCGCCATCCTGGATGGCAGCTGACTTTACACACCGACGAGAAGAAGAAGTTTCTTCTTCCTTCCGGTGGCCCGGTAGCCCCACTCCCTTCTGGTCCTATACCGTCGGGCTTGACAGTGGGAGCGTAATGGCGGCGCACCGGGGACCCTCTACTAAATGGCTCTTCACCCGGGAGCAGCTCGAAAATACGCCGTCTCGACGCTGCGGAATTGAGCCCGACAGAGAGCTTTCTTACCGACAGCAGGCCGCCAACTTAATTCAAGAAATAGGCCAGAGACTCAACGT CTCTCAACTAATTATCAACACTGCTATAGTTTATATGCACAGGTTTTATATGATCCACTCCTTCACCAAATTCCATAGAAAT ATGATTTCCCAGACTACGTTGTTCCTGGCAGCTAAAGTTGAGGAGCAGCCCAGGAAGCTGGAGCATGTCATTAAAATAGCCCATGCCTGGATTAACCCAcaagagcctgccctagacacTAAAAGCAAT GCATTCCAGCAGCAGGCACAAGAGCTTGTAGCACTGGAAACAATAGTACTGCAAACTCTGG GTTTTGAAATAACAGTTGATCATCCGCACACAGATGTCGTGCGATGTTCCCAGCTAGTGCGAG CAAGCAAGGATTTGGCACAGACTTCCTATTATATGGCTACCAACAG tttgcatCTCACCACCTTCTGCCTACAGTACAGGCCCACAGttgttgcatgtgtgtgcatccaCCTGGCCTGTAAGTGGTCCAAATGGGAGATCCCCGTGTCTACAGATGGCAAACACTGGTGGGAGTATGTGGACCGTACAGTAACGTTACAGCTGCTTGACG AGCTCACCCATGAGTTTCTTCAAATCCTGGAGAAAACACCCAGCAAGCTGAAGAGGATACGAAACTGGAGG gcAATTCAAGCTGCTAAAAAGCCAAAGACAGAGGGTCCAACTGTGGACAGTGCCTTCCAGGGGACATCCTTAGAAAGTCTTCCTGGTGTCACCAACTCCTTCTTCCCCTCCACCTCAGTGTCCGACTCTATGGACATGCCTACCCTAAATACCATCGCAGCGCCATACGCCTCATACCAGCCACTGAGTGACCAATCAAAGGCTTGTAGCTACGACCAGTTCTCCCAGCCTCCCCACTCAGACTTCACCGtggtgaaacacaaacacaaagctgcAGGCGGGTCTAGCAGTGAGCACCAGCAGCTCGGTGtgaatgctgcagcattttcacgCCCACAGAAAGTCTTGACTCTGGAAAAGTACAGAGAGAAACACGCGGCCGAGCTGGCCTTGCAGAACGGTGTAAAGGAGGAGCCGAGCACAGATGTGTACACTCCCCCAGCTTCCTCCTCTCACCACCACAAGAAACGTCCTCTGCCACAGCAGGCCAGCCAGCTGGGTGACAGGAAAGAAAAGCCTAGCTCTAAAAAGCCTCGCCTCTCCTCCTCGTACACGGAGAACGGCTCGGCCGCTAGCGAGGAGCTCAAAATGCGGATCAAAGTTTCATCAGAGCGCCACGGTGGCTCAGAGCAGGGCGGGGCGCTGCCtggcaaagacaaacacagggagCACGGTGGCCACCGCCACTCGAAACACAGCCACTCACACTCATACTCCCTCAGCACCAACAACAGGGGGCCAATGGACAACTCTTCCTTATCTGCCCGGGCTCCCAGCAACCACTGCAGTGACGGGAGTTCCTCTGGCTCGTCTCGTAAGAGACCTCACCCTGATGGTGGCAGCCACAATCAcaaccaccatcaccaccaccaccaccaccatcaccaccaccaccacccatctAAGAGCAGCAGGTCATCTAAAGGAGGCCTGAGCTCGTCCCATTACTCGGACAGCAACCAGAGGGTGATGGAGCACCATGGCCATGATGGAACCAACGGCATGCTGACATCCAATGGCCAGCACACTGACTACAAAGACACTTTTGACATGCTGGACTCTTTACTAAGTGCCCAAGGAATGAGCTTGTAA